TGGAGCGCCTGCGCACGGACGATTGGACCGAGCACAAGGTCTGGGCCGAGATGGCCCGCTCGACCTTTGCCAAGGAGCTGGAGCGCCGCCTGGACCGTGCCGCCCGCCGCCAGGAGGGGCAGCTGCGCCTGCTGAAGGAAGAGCTGCGCCTGTTCCGCGAAGAGTTCAGCCTGGTCCACGCCAGCGTGCTCGAGCGCCCGCACCACAGCCAGCTGCGCCGCCTGATGCCGGCCCTGCAGATCAGCACGCGGCTGAAGAATTCCACCGAGAGTGCGGCCGAGCTGACCCTGGGCGCCGGCGCGGTGGCTGCCGCAGGCACGGGCGCGGCGGTCTATGCCCTGGGTGCAGCCGCCGTGCTGCCGGTGATCGCGCCGGTGGCGCCGTTTGCGGGCGGTGCCTTGCTGGTGGCCGGCCTGCTCAAGTGGATGATGGACAAGAGCGGCCGCAAGGATGAAGAGCTGCGCCACAAGCGCGAGGCATTTGAGGCAGCGCTGCGCGAGCGCCTGTCCGCCATGCGCGTCGACAGCTTCGCCCAGCTCGACACCCTGGGCCAGGAGTTCCGTGCCAGCGCCAATGCCTTGCTGCGGCCGTTGCTGCTGGAGGCCGAAGCGGCGCGCCAGCTGCCCGAGACCGAGCGCCGGGTGGCGCAGCGTGTGATCCAGGACACGCGCCAGGCCATGCAGGCCCTGGGGGCGCCGGAGGCGTGATCCGGCCCCGTCCCGAGCGGACTCATCAGGCCCAGATGTCCGCCTCGGTCCAGCCCAGATCCTGAAACTCTGTGGCGCGCAGATCCGCCTCGCCGGCACAGAAAAACTCGTCCAGCTGAGGCGGCTTGACGGCGGTGCCGGCCAGCATGGCGTGCACCTGACCGCGGTGGTGGATCTGGTGCTGGAACAGATGGGCGAGCAGGCGTGTGCGGCTGTCCTGCTGCGCGCCCCCCGGCCGGGCGATGGTGACGATGCGGCCCAGATCGGCGTCGCGCTGGGCCGCGCAGTAAGCCAGCAGGCGCCGGTCGACGGCGGCCTGCTCGCGCTGCAAATCGGCAGCGTACTGAAACGGCTCGTCGACAGCGAAGAACTGGTAGCAGTCCTCGTGCGGGGCGTCGCCGGCCAGCTCGCGCTCCAGCGCATCGACGTAAAACCAGTCCACGCAGAGGTTGTGGTTCAGGGTCGCGAGGATGCTGGGGAAGAAGTTGCAGCGGGTCGCTTGCAGCTCAGACGGGCTCAGCTGGGCGCAGGCCGCCAGCAGGCGGTGGTTGGCCCAGGCATTGTTGTAGGCCATGCTGAGCAGATGGTGGGCCAGAGGGTCGGTGTGGGGGTTGGGCTTCATGCTTGCCGTATCCAGTGTCGTCAGGTCTCAACGGGGTGCCAAACCCAGGGCGTCCAGATGCAGCAAGGCTTCGCTGCGCCGTTCGCGGGCGATGTCGCGCCAGTCACGATCTTCCTGTGCACCCATCAAAGCGTACAGAAGATTGAGGCTGGCCCCGGGCCATCGTGCCTTGAGCTTTGCGTAGAGCGCATAGGCATCGTGCTGGCGAAGTTGGTCCAGATCGTGGATGCCGAGCGCAGCAAGTTGTTCCCGGCTGCGGGGCCCGAGACCGCGCATGGTCCTCAGCCCATGGGCGAGCACAACTCGACCAGGCTGCCATCCGGGCAGCGCACATAGGCGACCGTCTGGCCCCAGGGCTTGGTGACCGGTTCTTTCAGCGGCGTGGCGCCGGCGGCCACGGCGCGGGCGAAGGCGGCAGGCACGTCCTCGGTGCTGAAGCCGATCTCCATGCCCAGCGGGCGCGCGCTCTCGGCCGCCACCACATAGGGCTGGCCGACGCTGTCCAGTGCGGTTTCGTGGTCGACAAAGGCCAGGGCGGTGGCGCCGGTGTCCAGTTCGCCGTAGGCGCCCGATTCATGCAGGAAGCGGCGCTTCAGGCCGAAGGCGGCCTCGAAAAACGCCAGGGAGGCGGCCACATCGGCCACGTAAACAATGGTGTAGGCATAGTTCATGCGAGGGTCTCCGGCAGTGCGTGTGGATGGGGTGGGGGGATGGCTGCGGCGCATCTTGCCTGCCCGCTGCTGACATCGGCTGTCAGCAGTTAGGGGGGAGGGCGCCCGGCGGCGGCATCTGCAGCCGGGCCGTCACGGCCGAGCCGGTTCCTTGTGGCAGCATGGGCGTCTGCGCACGGCGCTTCGGCCGCCGTGGGCGCATCAGAAGAAGACGATGATGGGATCAGCGTGAGCAGCATGCACAGCAGAGAACGACGAGAGCCAGGACAGCAGGTCGGTGCGGGAGGGGCCGGGGAAGCGCAGGGCATGAGCGGCGCGCGTCGCCGCTTTCTGAGCCTGGGCCTGGGTCTGAGCCTC
This region of Paucibacter aquatile genomic DNA includes:
- a CDS encoding VOC family protein, which translates into the protein MNYAYTIVYVADVAASLAFFEAAFGLKRRFLHESGAYGELDTGATALAFVDHETALDSVGQPYVVAAESARPLGMEIGFSTEDVPAAFARAVAAGATPLKEPVTKPWGQTVAYVRCPDGSLVELCSPMG
- a CDS encoding TfoX/Sxy family DNA transformation protein codes for the protein MRGLGPRSREQLAALGIHDLDQLRQHDAYALYAKLKARWPGASLNLLYALMGAQEDRDWRDIARERRSEALLHLDALGLAPR
- a CDS encoding DinB family protein: MKPNPHTDPLAHHLLSMAYNNAWANHRLLAACAQLSPSELQATRCNFFPSILATLNHNLCVDWFYVDALERELAGDAPHEDCYQFFAVDEPFQYAADLQREQAAVDRRLLAYCAAQRDADLGRIVTIARPGGAQQDSRTRLLAHLFQHQIHHRGQVHAMLAGTAVKPPQLDEFFCAGEADLRATEFQDLGWTEADIWA